In a genomic window of Streptomyces sp. NBC_01231:
- the ugpC gene encoding sn-glycerol-3-phosphate ABC transporter ATP-binding protein UgpC: MATVSFDKATRVYPGSTKPAVDALEIDIEDGEFLVLVGPSGCGKSTSLRMLAGLEDVNAGAIRIGDRDVTHLPPKDRDIAMVFQNYALYPHMSVADNMGFALKIAGVNKAEIRQKVEEAAKILDLTDYLDRKPKALSGGQRQRVAMGRAIVREPQVFLMDEPLSNLDAKLRVSTRTQIASLQRRLGITTVYVTHDQVEAMTMGDRVAVLKDGLLQQVDSPRNMYDRPANLFVAGFIGSPAMNLVEVPITDGGVKFGNSVVPVNRDALKAASDKGDTTVTVGVRPEHFDIVEHDGAAAASLSKDTEDAPAGLAVSVNVVEELGADGYVYGSAKVDGELKDLVVRVSGRAVPEKGATLHVVPRPGETHVFSTSTGERLTD, encoded by the coding sequence ATGGCCACTGTCTCGTTCGACAAGGCGACCCGGGTATACCCGGGTTCCACGAAGCCCGCCGTCGACGCCCTTGAGATCGACATCGAGGACGGGGAGTTCCTCGTTCTGGTCGGTCCGTCCGGCTGCGGCAAGTCCACCTCGCTCCGCATGCTCGCGGGGCTCGAGGACGTGAACGCCGGCGCCATCCGCATCGGTGACCGTGACGTCACGCACCTGCCGCCGAAGGACCGGGACATCGCCATGGTGTTCCAGAACTACGCGCTGTACCCGCACATGAGCGTCGCCGACAACATGGGCTTCGCGCTCAAGATCGCCGGCGTGAACAAGGCGGAGATCCGGCAGAAGGTCGAGGAGGCCGCGAAGATCCTCGACCTCACGGACTACCTGGACCGCAAGCCGAAGGCGCTCTCCGGTGGTCAGCGTCAGCGTGTCGCCATGGGTCGTGCCATCGTGCGTGAGCCGCAGGTGTTCCTCATGGACGAGCCGCTGTCCAACCTGGACGCCAAGCTCCGTGTGTCGACGCGTACGCAGATCGCGTCGCTGCAGCGCCGCCTCGGCATCACCACCGTCTACGTGACCCACGACCAGGTCGAGGCCATGACGATGGGCGACCGGGTCGCCGTCCTCAAGGACGGTCTGCTCCAGCAGGTCGACTCGCCGCGCAACATGTACGACCGTCCGGCGAACCTGTTCGTCGCCGGCTTCATCGGCTCCCCGGCGATGAACCTCGTCGAGGTCCCGATCACCGACGGCGGTGTGAAGTTCGGCAACAGCGTCGTCCCGGTCAACCGTGACGCCCTCAAGGCCGCCTCCGACAAGGGTGACACCACGGTCACCGTCGGCGTTCGTCCCGAGCACTTCGACATCGTCGAGCACGACGGTGCCGCCGCCGCCTCCCTGTCGAAGGACACCGAGGACGCCCCGGCCGGTCTCGCGGTCTCCGTGAACGTGGTCGAGGAGCTCGGCGCCGACGGTTACGTCTACGGCAGCGCCAAGGTCGACGGCGAACTCAAGGACCTGGTCGTCCGTGTCAGCGGCCGCGCGGTCCCGGAGAAGGGCGCCACGCTGCACGTCGTGCCGCGTCCGGGCGAGACCCACGTGTTCTCGACCTCCACGGGCGAGCGCCTCACCGACTGA
- a CDS encoding GNAT family N-acetyltransferase, translating into MIRTATPADVPALRTLIRELADYEHALEEAKATEQQLHDALFGDHPTTHALIATDDTTDEPIGYAIWFLNFSTWRGVHGIYLEDLYVRPTARGAGHGKALLTELARICVDRGYARLEWAVLNWNAPAIAFYEALGARPQDEWTVYRLTDESLVKVSRMTSH; encoded by the coding sequence ATGATCCGCACCGCCACCCCCGCCGACGTCCCCGCCCTCCGCACCCTCATCCGTGAACTCGCCGACTACGAGCACGCCCTGGAGGAAGCCAAGGCCACCGAGCAACAACTCCACGACGCCCTCTTCGGCGACCACCCGACGACCCACGCCCTCATCGCCACCGACGACACCACGGACGAACCGATCGGCTACGCGATCTGGTTCCTGAACTTCTCCACCTGGCGCGGCGTCCACGGCATCTACCTGGAGGACCTCTACGTCCGCCCCACCGCCCGAGGCGCCGGCCACGGCAAGGCCCTCCTCACCGAACTGGCCCGCATCTGCGTCGACCGCGGCTACGCCCGCCTGGAATGGGCCGTTCTCAACTGGAACGCCCCCGCCATCGCCTTCTACGAGGCCCTGGGCGCCCGCCCCCAGGACGAGTGGACCGTGTACCGGCTCACAGACGAGTCGCTTGTGAAGGTGTCGCGCATGACATCTCACTGA
- a CDS encoding aminoglycoside phosphotransferase family protein, with amino-acid sequence MIDIPEELAASQAKYNGEAGRAFIARLPELAADFLDRWELRRDGRPMHGVSALILPVVRADGTDAVLKLQLLDEESAGEPVALRVWNGDGAVRLLDHDEITGTMLLERLDPARMLSRLPDSRAAALVIARLLAHLTGHPAPPGLRRLADIAQGMLDETPRALTHVPDPEARHLLADCAAAVREVIDDPGDRLLHWDLHYENVLAADRATWLAIDPKPLAGDPGFDLLPALDNRYDPAEIRWRFDAMTEVLGLDRDRARAWTLGRVLQNCLWEIEDGRLLEPEQLEIASRLRDHTT; translated from the coding sequence GTGATTGACATTCCGGAGGAACTCGCTGCCTCTCAGGCGAAGTACAACGGAGAGGCAGGGCGGGCCTTCATCGCGCGCCTGCCAGAGCTGGCGGCTGATTTCCTGGACCGCTGGGAACTGAGGCGCGACGGCCGGCCCATGCACGGAGTCAGCGCCCTCATCCTGCCGGTCGTCCGCGCGGACGGCACCGACGCCGTGCTCAAGCTCCAGCTCCTGGACGAGGAGAGTGCCGGCGAACCAGTCGCCCTGCGCGTCTGGAACGGCGACGGAGCGGTACGCCTCCTCGACCACGACGAAATCACCGGCACCATGCTCCTGGAACGCCTGGACCCGGCCCGCATGCTGTCGCGGCTCCCCGACTCCCGTGCGGCCGCCCTGGTCATCGCCCGGCTGCTGGCCCACCTCACCGGGCACCCGGCACCACCGGGCCTGCGCCGCCTCGCCGACATCGCGCAGGGGATGCTCGACGAGACCCCGCGGGCCCTGACGCATGTCCCCGATCCCGAGGCCCGCCACCTGCTCGCCGACTGCGCGGCAGCCGTACGCGAGGTGATCGACGACCCCGGCGACCGCCTCCTGCACTGGGACCTCCACTACGAGAACGTCCTCGCCGCCGACCGCGCCACCTGGCTCGCCATCGACCCAAAACCGCTGGCCGGCGACCCCGGCTTCGACCTCCTCCCCGCCCTCGACAACCGCTACGACCCCGCCGAGATCCGCTGGCGCTTCGACGCGATGACGGAGGTCCTGGGCCTCGACCGCGACCGGGCCCGCGCCTGGACCCTGGGCCGCGTCCTGCAGAACTGCCTGTGGGAGATCGAGGACGGCCGCCTGCTGGAGCCGGAACAACTGGAAATCGCCAGCCGCCTGCGCGACCACACCACCTAG
- a CDS encoding Tat pathway signal protein produces the protein MSDDQSCPHSRPERRAVPLAALSALAAFVVLLASMLTVVTGAGPAQAADDPECAPLALAPFGDPGDAVGKATVAAQSNACFTVTATGAGLHLMTLDDSQNNAYAQMFAVDGTEIDCFDDEYRSEGWCEVPAAGTYTVKVVNSGWVDEENTELTVVPLGSATVGCADPVGTGWDQPAVIRSSASPLAVDCQGFDGRSGERIRLTQSTKVYGSSVAWITDASGARICEHFPEDGEDSCVLPGDGPYRVLSSVSYAESGFPAQYALQVRRLNDPQGCATAAVRPYGALEPQDFSGDRCYTFTAGEAGPYTVHSVDEDRSVSAVTVYDADGLTVCRSGTDPCRIPEAGTYTAVLDSSSFALSRDRLVVFDRSSDAGCVATGTGLHKGELSTVGQYDCLALSAPQGARIAALTSNSSAGLTPEVEVLDRDGRQQCDAEALRGGDCALTGTAPYRALVHTEDSGDSATGRYAVALHRTDVAEGCAVLPAGSFTEGGAKADLITGDGVFSHCLGIPAATHTATEVFQLIATSGAAAAGFSVLDSDGKRVCDRYATTNGWTLCSLTPGKAHTVLVTGRDEAAKYTLTRRDVTASASSAGCVKTAAAKVGGPSVKSGYGVPGRLDCHQVTTGAATDVVHVNVRDALGTANSAVVGGGGRVECSFRNSPCAVTGSTTHQVLVQTPATQKAASEYRLDALRVATADGPAPECVKVPSVAYGYGPVTGTLDESHTAVCAALPTAGFDRFELDIKDTTGATGTAVPVLYNTSTWTNGCTHYIPEGYDCDALGSSSQSTPTVFLLGLPEKASGTAYSAKLTCSSAPCGTERTAVTAVSPDIGAAGGKVRLTVTGTALGPDVTVRLSQAGKTITAQADSVSADNRTVTATLDLTGAATGAWNVGVLTRGWEYQRGTFTVTSQPRLENTAAPKVTGTAKVGAKVTAAPGGWSATPSSYMYQWKANGTAIGGATASAYTLPASMAGKKLTVTVTAVKVGWQSGSATSAAVTVAKGAAPKASTMPVISGTAKVGRTLKASKGTWSPAPTSYAHQWYADGRAISGATTSSLVLKPAQKAKKITVKAIAHRTGHVDGSAVSGATRAVVS, from the coding sequence ATGTCCGACGACCAGTCCTGTCCGCATTCGAGACCGGAGCGGCGGGCCGTCCCGCTCGCCGCGCTCTCCGCCCTCGCCGCCTTCGTGGTACTGCTCGCTTCAATGCTGACCGTCGTGACGGGGGCGGGTCCCGCCCAGGCCGCCGACGATCCGGAGTGCGCGCCGCTCGCGCTCGCGCCGTTCGGTGACCCGGGGGACGCCGTCGGCAAGGCGACCGTCGCGGCCCAGAGCAACGCCTGCTTCACGGTGACGGCCACCGGTGCGGGTCTGCATCTGATGACGTTGGACGACAGCCAGAACAACGCGTACGCGCAGATGTTCGCCGTCGACGGGACCGAGATCGACTGCTTCGACGACGAGTACCGCTCCGAGGGCTGGTGCGAGGTTCCCGCGGCCGGCACGTACACCGTCAAGGTCGTCAACAGTGGCTGGGTGGACGAGGAGAACACGGAGCTCACCGTCGTTCCCCTCGGCTCGGCGACCGTCGGCTGCGCGGACCCGGTCGGCACCGGCTGGGACCAGCCGGCGGTCATCCGTAGCTCGGCGAGCCCCCTGGCGGTGGACTGCCAGGGGTTCGACGGCCGGTCCGGCGAGCGGATCCGGCTGACGCAGAGCACCAAGGTGTACGGCAGCTCGGTCGCCTGGATCACCGACGCGAGCGGCGCCCGCATCTGCGAGCACTTCCCGGAGGACGGCGAGGACAGCTGCGTCCTGCCCGGCGACGGCCCCTACCGGGTGCTGTCCAGCGTCTCCTACGCGGAGAGCGGCTTCCCCGCCCAGTACGCGCTGCAGGTGCGTCGGCTCAACGACCCGCAGGGTTGTGCCACCGCCGCCGTGAGGCCCTACGGCGCCCTGGAGCCGCAGGACTTCAGCGGCGACCGCTGCTACACGTTCACCGCTGGTGAGGCGGGCCCGTACACCGTGCACTCCGTGGATGAGGACCGGTCCGTCAGCGCGGTCACCGTGTACGACGCCGACGGCCTGACCGTGTGCCGGTCCGGCACCGACCCCTGCCGGATCCCCGAGGCGGGCACCTACACCGCCGTCCTCGATTCCTCGTCCTTCGCTCTGTCGCGCGACCGGCTGGTCGTGTTCGACCGCTCCTCGGACGCCGGGTGCGTGGCGACCGGGACGGGCCTGCACAAGGGGGAGTTGAGCACGGTCGGGCAGTACGACTGCCTGGCGCTGTCCGCGCCGCAGGGTGCCCGGATCGCCGCGCTCACCTCGAACTCCTCGGCCGGGCTGACCCCGGAGGTGGAGGTCCTGGACCGCGACGGCAGGCAGCAGTGCGACGCGGAGGCGCTCCGGGGCGGCGACTGCGCGCTCACCGGCACGGCTCCCTACCGGGCACTGGTGCACACGGAGGACAGCGGCGACTCGGCGACGGGCCGGTACGCGGTGGCCCTGCACCGCACCGACGTCGCGGAGGGCTGCGCCGTGCTGCCCGCCGGCAGTTTCACCGAGGGCGGCGCGAAGGCAGACCTGATCACGGGCGACGGCGTCTTCTCGCACTGCCTGGGCATTCCGGCCGCCACGCACACGGCCACCGAGGTCTTCCAGCTGATCGCCACCTCAGGGGCCGCGGCCGCGGGGTTCTCGGTGCTCGACTCCGACGGCAAGCGGGTCTGTGACCGCTACGCCACCACCAACGGCTGGACCCTCTGCTCGCTGACGCCGGGCAAGGCGCACACGGTGCTGGTGACCGGACGGGACGAGGCCGCCAAGTACACCCTGACCCGGCGGGACGTCACCGCGAGCGCCTCCTCGGCGGGCTGCGTGAAGACCGCGGCGGCGAAGGTCGGCGGGCCGTCGGTGAAGAGCGGGTACGGCGTCCCCGGCAGGCTCGACTGCCATCAGGTGACCACCGGTGCGGCCACCGACGTCGTGCACGTCAACGTGCGGGACGCCCTTGGCACCGCGAACAGCGCGGTCGTCGGCGGGGGCGGCCGCGTGGAGTGCTCCTTCCGAAACAGCCCCTGCGCGGTCACCGGGTCCACCACCCACCAGGTCCTCGTGCAGACCCCGGCCACGCAGAAGGCGGCGTCCGAGTACCGCCTGGACGCCCTGCGGGTCGCGACCGCCGACGGGCCGGCGCCCGAGTGCGTGAAGGTGCCGTCCGTCGCGTACGGGTACGGGCCGGTCACCGGCACGCTGGACGAGTCGCACACCGCGGTCTGCGCCGCGCTGCCGACCGCCGGGTTCGACCGGTTCGAGCTGGATATCAAGGACACCACCGGCGCCACCGGTACGGCGGTACCGGTGCTGTACAACACGTCCACCTGGACCAACGGCTGTACGCACTACATCCCCGAGGGCTACGACTGCGACGCCCTCGGCTCGTCTTCGCAGAGCACGCCGACGGTGTTCCTGCTGGGACTGCCCGAGAAGGCGTCCGGGACGGCCTACAGCGCCAAGCTGACCTGCTCGTCCGCGCCGTGCGGCACGGAGCGGACGGCCGTCACCGCCGTCAGCCCGGACATCGGGGCAGCCGGCGGCAAGGTGCGGCTCACGGTCACCGGCACCGCGCTCGGCCCGGATGTCACGGTCCGGCTCAGCCAGGCCGGGAAGACGATCACGGCTCAGGCGGACTCGGTCTCCGCGGACAACCGGACGGTGACCGCGACCCTCGACCTGACGGGCGCGGCCACCGGCGCCTGGAACGTCGGCGTGCTCACCCGCGGCTGGGAGTACCAGCGCGGCACGTTCACCGTGACATCCCAGCCCAGGCTGGAGAACACGGCCGCCCCCAAGGTGACCGGCACGGCCAAGGTGGGCGCCAAGGTGACGGCGGCGCCCGGTGGTTGGTCGGCGACCCCGTCCTCCTACATGTACCAGTGGAAGGCGAACGGGACGGCGATCGGCGGGGCGACCGCGTCGGCGTACACCCTCCCGGCGTCGATGGCGGGCAAGAAGCTCACCGTGACCGTCACCGCGGTCAAGGTCGGCTGGCAGAGCGGGTCGGCGACCTCGGCGGCGGTGACCGTGGCCAAGGGCGCCGCGCCCAAGGCGTCCACGATGCCGGTGATCAGCGGGACGGCGAAGGTCGGCAGGACGCTCAAGGCGTCCAAGGGGACGTGGAGTCCGGCGCCGACCTCGTACGCGCACCAGTGGTACGCCGACGGCCGGGCGATCAGCGGGGCGACGACGTCCTCGCTGGTGCTGAAGCCGGCGCAGAAGGCCAAGAAGATCACCGTGAAGGCGATCGCGCACCGGACCGGTCATGTGGACGGGTCGGCGGTGAGCGGTGCCACGCGGGCGGTCGTGAGCTGA
- a CDS encoding NAD(P)-binding protein yields MHRITVIGGGFAGLTAAITAAEAGAKVTIHEAHHTLGGRARTAEGPYRTNDGPHALYNGGPHWAWLRQRDLIGPLAPIPPLEAARLRLRHKGALRRTPPFAMLRLLRPGARQAPVDVDFLTWATEQAGKEGARAAANYSAVALFHHDPGALSAAFVQERLRRATKLPPEAHYPRGGWGTLIDRMAARAWNLGVRMETLSRVDTLPTDTPVIVATSLDAARRLFGDDSLTWTSGRTTLLDLAVRSRRGDAFAVSDLDSPGWIERFTAQDPSLAPAGEQLLQGQIPLAPHETKTDGVTRAEQLLDLAFEGWRERVTWRREAIANGRTGAVDLPGTSWRDRPAIDRGDGVFLVGDQVAAPGVLSEVSFNSALTAVSLALGHHTLDLKHA; encoded by the coding sequence ATGCACCGCATCACCGTCATCGGCGGCGGCTTCGCCGGACTGACCGCGGCCATCACCGCAGCCGAGGCGGGCGCCAAGGTCACCATCCATGAGGCCCATCACACCCTCGGCGGGCGGGCCCGGACCGCCGAGGGCCCGTACCGGACGAACGACGGGCCACACGCCCTCTACAACGGCGGCCCGCACTGGGCCTGGCTCCGGCAGCGCGACCTGATCGGACCGCTCGCCCCCATCCCCCCACTCGAAGCGGCCCGACTGCGCCTGCGCCACAAGGGCGCACTGCGCCGCACCCCGCCCTTCGCCATGCTCAGACTGCTGCGCCCCGGTGCCCGGCAGGCACCCGTCGACGTCGACTTCCTGACCTGGGCCACCGAACAGGCCGGCAAGGAGGGCGCCCGGGCCGCCGCCAACTACTCCGCCGTCGCCCTCTTCCACCACGACCCGGGCGCCCTGTCCGCGGCGTTCGTACAGGAACGCCTGCGCCGCGCCACCAAGCTCCCGCCGGAGGCCCACTATCCGCGCGGCGGCTGGGGCACCCTCATCGACCGGATGGCCGCGCGGGCCTGGAACCTGGGGGTCCGCATGGAGACGCTCTCCCGCGTCGACACCCTCCCCACCGACACACCGGTCATCGTCGCCACCTCCCTCGACGCCGCCCGGCGCCTGTTCGGCGACGACTCGCTGACCTGGACCAGCGGTCGCACGACACTCCTCGACCTCGCCGTGCGCAGCCGGCGCGGGGACGCGTTCGCCGTGTCCGACCTCGACTCCCCCGGCTGGATCGAACGGTTCACCGCCCAGGACCCGTCCCTCGCCCCCGCCGGCGAGCAGCTCCTCCAAGGACAGATCCCCCTCGCCCCGCACGAGACGAAGACCGACGGCGTCACGCGCGCGGAACAGCTGCTCGACCTCGCCTTCGAGGGCTGGCGCGAGCGCGTCACCTGGCGACGCGAAGCCATCGCGAACGGCCGCACCGGGGCCGTCGACCTGCCCGGCACCAGCTGGCGCGACCGGCCGGCGATCGACCGCGGTGACGGCGTCTTCCTCGTGGGCGACCAGGTCGCCGCCCCCGGCGTGCTGTCCGAGGTGTCCTTCAACAGCGCCCTCACCGCGGTCTCACTCGCGCTCGGCCACCACACCCTTGACCTCAAGCATGCTTGA
- a CDS encoding M1 family metallopeptidase gives MTACGAGDHGGSGDSGVRDPYFPKAGNGGYDVTHYGLTLAYDPDTARLSGTAAITARATQDLSAFDLDLRGLDVESVTVGDRSARWNRAGQELTVHPSDGLDDGETFRVTVRYSGSPEPITDPDGSREGWLRTADGALALGEPTGSMAWFPGNHHPSDKASYDLAVTVPEGLQAVSNGELTGERTKKGRTTYTWHTAEPMASHAATLAVGHYAITRSTTPSGLPVYVAVDPTKAEASRKVLAGIPEIMEWAEYNFGPYPFSSTGAIVDRDADAGYALETQNRPVFPGAPDTPTLVHELAHQWYGNSVTPRSWRDMWLSEGFATYAEWLWDEDHGGDSAQETFDALYDHGAETHEGLWSFPPARPTSAAHISDSPVYERGAMVLHRIRQTVGHDTFYDIVQGWAAAHRHGNADTADFTAYVEKKAPGEDFSGIWEQWLYGDGKPAKS, from the coding sequence ATGACCGCGTGCGGCGCGGGGGATCACGGCGGGTCCGGCGATTCCGGTGTGCGTGACCCGTACTTCCCGAAGGCGGGCAACGGTGGCTACGACGTCACGCACTACGGCCTGACCCTCGCCTACGACCCGGACACGGCCCGTCTGTCCGGTACGGCGGCGATCACCGCACGCGCCACCCAGGACCTCTCCGCATTCGACCTGGACCTCAGGGGCCTGGACGTCGAGAGCGTCACCGTCGGGGACCGGAGCGCCCGCTGGAACCGCGCCGGACAGGAGCTGACGGTCCACCCGAGCGACGGCCTCGACGACGGCGAGACGTTCCGGGTGACCGTCCGCTACTCCGGCAGCCCGGAGCCGATCACCGACCCGGACGGCTCGCGGGAGGGCTGGCTGCGCACGGCCGACGGGGCGCTGGCCCTCGGTGAGCCCACCGGCTCCATGGCCTGGTTCCCCGGCAACCACCACCCCTCCGACAAGGCGTCGTACGACCTCGCCGTGACCGTTCCGGAGGGCCTGCAGGCCGTCTCCAACGGGGAGTTGACGGGCGAGAGGACCAAGAAGGGCCGTACGACCTACACCTGGCACACCGCGGAGCCCATGGCGAGCCACGCCGCCACGCTCGCCGTCGGCCACTACGCCATCACCCGCTCCACGACCCCTTCCGGCCTGCCCGTGTATGTGGCGGTCGACCCGACGAAGGCGGAAGCGAGCCGGAAGGTGCTCGCCGGGATTCCCGAGATCATGGAGTGGGCCGAGTACAACTTCGGCCCCTACCCCTTCTCCTCGACGGGAGCGATCGTCGACCGCGACGCCGACGCCGGCTACGCCCTGGAGACCCAGAACCGGCCGGTCTTCCCCGGCGCGCCCGACACCCCGACCCTCGTCCACGAACTCGCCCACCAGTGGTACGGGAACTCCGTCACCCCGAGGTCCTGGCGGGACATGTGGCTCAGCGAGGGTTTCGCGACGTACGCGGAATGGCTGTGGGACGAGGACCACGGCGGCGACAGCGCCCAGGAGACCTTCGACGCCCTCTACGACCATGGTGCCGAGACCCACGAGGGCCTCTGGTCCTTCCCGCCCGCGCGGCCGACGAGCGCCGCGCACATCTCCGACAGCCCGGTCTACGAGCGCGGCGCGATGGTTCTGCACCGGATCCGGCAGACCGTCGGCCACGACACCTTCTACGACATCGTCCAGGGTTGGGCCGCCGCCCACCGTCACGGGAACGCGGACACCGCCGACTTCACCGCATACGTCGAGAAGAAGGCACCCGGCGAGGACTTCAGCGGGATCTGGGAGCAGTGGCTGTACGGGGACGGGAAGCCGGCGAAGAGCTAG
- a CDS encoding pentapeptide repeat-containing protein, whose amino-acid sequence MARRAAAGSGGGAGRGRSGGSGGVGGARGVGGSRGSGSSGGSGVKAARRPEVRLPPLDPFDGGELEPDGDYDGLEFREADFAGQDGGGARFMDCALAGCALDETRLTRARFLDSVLTGPRGVGTDLAEATLRDVEVVDARMGGVQLHGAVLERVLIRGGKIDYMNLRTARLTDVVFESCVLVEPDFGSARLERVEFVDCALKGADLTGATLRDVDLRGAASLEIARGVERLAGAVISPAQLLDLAPVLAGSLGIRVEG is encoded by the coding sequence ATGGCGAGGAGAGCGGCGGCTGGGAGTGGTGGGGGTGCTGGGCGTGGTCGAAGTGGTGGGTCGGGCGGTGTCGGCGGTGCCAGGGGTGTCGGGGGCTCCAGGGGTTCTGGAAGTTCTGGGGGTTCCGGGGTGAAGGCGGCGCGGCGGCCGGAGGTGCGGCTGCCGCCCCTGGATCCGTTCGACGGCGGGGAGCTGGAGCCGGACGGGGACTATGACGGGCTGGAGTTCCGGGAGGCGGACTTCGCCGGGCAGGACGGAGGGGGCGCCCGCTTCATGGACTGCGCGCTGGCGGGGTGCGCGCTGGACGAGACCCGTCTGACGCGCGCCCGGTTCCTGGACTCTGTTCTCACCGGCCCGCGGGGTGTGGGCACCGACCTCGCGGAGGCGACCCTGCGGGACGTGGAGGTGGTCGACGCCCGCATGGGCGGGGTCCAGTTGCACGGAGCCGTCCTGGAGCGGGTCCTGATCCGCGGCGGCAAGATCGACTATATGAACCTGCGGACGGCCCGGCTCACAGACGTCGTCTTCGAGAGCTGCGTCCTGGTCGAGCCGGACTTCGGGAGTGCCCGGCTGGAGCGGGTGGAGTTCGTGGACTGCGCGCTGAAGGGGGCGGACCTCACCGGGGCGACCCTCCGGGACGTCGATCTGCGGGGGGCCGCGTCACTGGAGATCGCGCGAGGGGTTGAGCGGCTGGCGGGGGCGGTCATCAGTCCGGCTCAACTGCTGGATCTGGCACCGGTGTTGGCGGGGTCTCTGGGGATTCGCGTGGAGGGGTGA
- a CDS encoding DUF4037 domain-containing protein: MSITGTSPTNTPPFIPGLELSRRFYAEAVRPLLEEAAPGIPHSAARIGSGSEVLGFDTARSADHEWGPRLQLFLRPRDVSRHSGRIRHMLAEHLPKTFHGYPTHFAPTDETRDIRVMRATDGPVHHRVEVTHVSSWFTATLGFDPTSPLTPADWLATPTQLLAEVTAGAVFHDGLHVLAPARAALRWYPRDLWLHILACQWQRISQEEAFVGRCGEVGDALGSAVVTARLTRDLMRLCLLMDRRYPPYSKWLGSAFARTSAADRLTPSLVAALAATDWHTRESHLATAYETVADLHNQLGLTDRVDPHTRPYHARPFQVLQAERFTHALRARITDPAIRSLPLTGAVDQYIDSTEVLSRPQTARDAAAGMRKPRP; the protein is encoded by the coding sequence GTGAGCATCACTGGAACGAGCCCCACGAACACGCCCCCCTTCATACCCGGCCTCGAACTCTCCCGCCGGTTCTACGCGGAAGCCGTACGCCCCTTACTGGAGGAGGCCGCCCCCGGAATCCCCCACTCCGCCGCCCGCATCGGCAGCGGCTCCGAAGTGCTCGGCTTCGACACCGCCCGCTCGGCGGACCACGAATGGGGCCCCCGCCTCCAGCTGTTCCTCCGCCCCCGGGACGTCTCCCGGCACTCGGGCCGCATCAGACACATGCTCGCCGAACACCTCCCGAAGACCTTCCACGGCTACCCCACCCACTTCGCCCCCACCGACGAGACCCGCGACATCCGCGTCATGCGGGCCACCGACGGCCCCGTCCACCACCGCGTCGAAGTCACCCACGTCTCCTCCTGGTTCACCGCCACCCTGGGATTCGACCCGACCTCTCCCCTCACCCCGGCCGACTGGCTCGCCACCCCCACCCAGCTCCTCGCCGAGGTCACCGCCGGCGCCGTCTTCCACGACGGCCTCCACGTCCTGGCCCCCGCCCGAGCCGCCCTGCGCTGGTATCCCCGCGACCTCTGGCTCCACATCCTGGCCTGCCAGTGGCAACGCATCTCCCAGGAAGAAGCCTTCGTCGGCCGCTGCGGAGAGGTCGGCGACGCACTCGGCTCCGCCGTCGTCACCGCCCGCCTGACCCGGGACCTGATGCGGCTGTGCCTCCTCATGGACCGCCGCTACCCGCCGTACAGCAAATGGCTCGGCAGCGCCTTCGCCCGAACCTCCGCGGCCGACCGCCTCACCCCGTCGCTCGTCGCCGCCCTCGCCGCCACCGACTGGCACACCCGCGAGTCCCACCTCGCGACGGCCTACGAGACCGTCGCCGACCTCCACAACCAGCTGGGCCTCACCGACCGCGTGGACCCACACACCCGCCCGTACCACGCCCGCCCCTTCCAGGTCCTACAAGCGGAACGCTTCACCCACGCCCTCCGCGCCCGCATCACGGACCCCGCCATCCGCTCCCTCCCCCTGACCGGCGCCGTCGACCAGTACATCGACAGCACGGAGGTACTGAGCCGGCCACAGACGGCCCGAGATGCCGCCGCGGGCATGCGAAAGCCCAGGCCATAA